TCAACACTTCTTGGTTGTTAAGTAAGGGGGGGAAAGCGCCACATTCACGACAAACCATCGCTGGACGTTTAGGGTTAGCATGTTGCAAAACGTAATGCTTTGCATCACTCAGTCCAAAGTTGTCACACGCCAATGTTTTACAAAAGTTGAGTTGTAACCCATCTGCGTCCTTTGGCAATTCGCCGTAAGACACGATCTCCCCCTCGGGATAAACTTGGGTCGCCAGAGCGATGATTAGAAAGCAAAATGCTTAAAAAGCTCATTGCTTAAAATCTAACGCATAAGGCGACGAATTATTCGATAACGCTAAATTACAGGTTTACTGCTGTTTCTAGAGCAACAGTCATCATTTCGTTGAATGATTTTTGACGCTCTTCTGAAGACAGTTTTTCGCCACGAATAATGTGGTCAGATACCGTAAGGATAGTTAGGGCTTTTGCACCTAAGTCTGCAGCTACGCCGTAGATACCAGCGGCTTCCATATCAACACCAAGGATGCCTAGCTTTTCCATTTTCTCGAACAGATCGGCTTCTGGTGTGTAGAAAAGGTCTGCTGAGAATACGTTACCGACTTTTACTTCAACTTCTTGAGCACGCGCTTGTTTTACTGCTTCTTCAAGAAGACCGAAATCTGCGATTGCTGCGAAGTCATGGTTAGCAAAACGAATGCGGTTTACTTTTGAGTCAGTCGACGCACCCATACCGATAACAACGTCCATCAATTTAACGTCATCACGTACTGCGCCACAGCTACCAACACGGATAACATTTTTAACGCCGTATTCAGCGATAAGTTCGTGTACGTAGATGCAGCAAGATGGGATACCCATACCGTGGCCCATCACAGAAACTTTCTTACCTTTATAAGTACCGGTGTAACCGAACATATTACGAACGTCACAAACTTGTACTACATCTTCAAGGAAAGTCTCGGCAATGTATTTAGCGCGAAGTGGGTCACCTGGCATTAGAACTGTTTCTGCAAAGTCACCTGGGTTAGCGTTAATGTGTGGGGTAGCCATATCGTCAAACTCCGAATTTTTTGGTAATAAAGTAATCAATTACCAATTCTGTTGAATTAAGTTGTTTTGTTGGGAGCAATATTAGCCTTGATTAACGGTAGTCCATGAGAGATAAGTCACAAAAAAACTCATAATGTACATATTTGCACGCATATATAACTAAATCTGTTGAAAGAGAGATGGCAATCGTTTCGTACGTAAATACACAGCATTAGTAAACGTTTGTATAGTGATGGAACACGCATTTTTCGCTACAAAAAATAGGGATTTGTGTAAACTCAATGAAAAATGACCTTCATTTCGTGAGTTCCGAAACAACAAAAAATGGTTTTTTCTGATGAATGTTGTGCCAATCGGCTTAAATGAGAGAACAAGCGTTGATCTGACCCTAACATAGGGCTTAGCCTTAACCATTACGCAGTCGTAGAGTGATAGATATGAAGATAAAGTGGAGTGGACTGATCATGACGGCATTGACGCTGTTTTGCCACGTCAGCACAGCGGCTACGTTCACATTACCCGAAGAAGGCAGTCGCTTAGCCGGTAAACTACAACGTTATATTGTTGAAGAAGGCGATACCTTTGCATTAATAGCAAAACGTTATGATGTCGGCTTCTTGTCTTTGATGGCAGCAAATAGAGGTATTGACCCATTTTTGCCAACTGCAGGATCAGTGCTGATCATCCCATCTCAGTTTGTTCTACCCGACGCACCATACGAAGGGATTGTGATTAATCTCCCCGAACTGCGCCTCTACTACTTTCCTAAAGACAGTGGCGTGGTCCATATTTTCCCTGTCGGCATTGGCCGAGTAGGGCGTGATACCCCGGAAATGCTGACTAGAATTTCAGTAAAAATTCCTAACCCCACCTGGACGCCACCAAAATCTATCCGCAAAGAGTACCTTGAAAAAGGCATAGAGCTTCCTGGTGTGGTACCCGCTGGACCCGATAATCCCTTGGGTAATTACGCACTTCGTTTGGCGTATGGGTCGGGTGAATACCTGATACATGGTACGAATAAAGAGTTTGGTATAGGGCTACGCGTTAGTGCCGGTTGTATCCGTATGGAACCAAAAGATATCGAGTGGTTGTTTAGCCAAGCCCATAAGGGTGAAAAAGTCCGAGTGATTAACCAACCGATTAAAATGACATTGGAGCCAGATAGAAGCGTGTTTATGGAAGTGCATGAACCTCTGACCAACAGCAAAGGAGTGCAGGAGCCCTTGGTTATGCCTTTAGAGTTAGGTTGGTGGTTAGACGAATTTGGAATGTCAGATGCGAAAGCACGAGCGGCAATACAGGTACAAAATGGCGTGCCAATCGAAATTGCCACGCCACCTAATCTTTGAGTTTATTTGCTTAACCTAGTTGGTATTTAAATGACTCAGTTTTACGTTATTTAGTGTATGACTGTGCGATGTTGTCAATACGGTCATTGGCACGACTGGCTTCTTGCTGAGCAGACATCGCTGCATCTTTTGCGCTCATAGCAGAAGACGCGGCTTCTTTCGCTTCCATTGTGGCCGTCGTTTGGCTGGTTTGAAGAGTCTGTACCTGCTGAGATAATTGCTCAACTTGGTTAGTCAGCTTATCAATTTTCATTTCAGTAGAGTCTGGGCTACCAGAACAACCGGCTAGAAAAACGACCGAAGAAACACCCGCTGCTAAAATTAACTTCTTATTCATCGTCACTCCTTGTTGAGGTAGAGCTACTATTAGGGACTACCTTATGATTACCTACTTCCGCATTGCATCGCATTTTGCGACGTGGTACGAACTATCTAATTACATAATATGGCACATTCCAGCACTATTATGTTGCATCTATAAGAAAACTGAACAAAAAAGTCTGCAACTTTATAGATAACTAACAAAGACAATATGCAATTCAAGGATATTTTTGTGTGATCTATACCCATTTTCAGTCAAAACAGGGTAGAATGACGGGCTAGATAAAATTTATCTAATGTCATTGTTTTTTATAACGGAGAATCCTTTGCAATTTAAAGAGTTAGGTCTTGATAACCGCTTATTGAAGAATCTTAAGCATTTTGGCTTTAATAAGGCTACTGACATTCAGAAGCAAGCTATCCCTGTAGCGATTGCCGGGAAAGACTTGATGGCATCGTCTAAAACCGGTTCTGGTAAGACGTTAGCTTTTGTTCTTCCGCTGTTGCACAAGACTTTAAAATCCAAAGGATTCTCAGCTAAAGATCCACGCGTAGTGATCTTAGCGCCAACACGTGAGTTGGCGAAGCAAGTGTATGGTGAATTACGCACTATGTTGGCTGGATTGTCTTACGACGCGACGCTGATCCTTGGCGGTGAAAACTTTAACGACCAAGTTAAAGCACTGAAAAAATATCCGAAATTTGTCGTCGCGACACCAGGACGCCTAGCCGATCACTTAGAACATCGTTCATTGTTTCTTGACGGCCTAGACACATTAATTCTTGATGAAGCAGACCGTATGCTTGATCTGGGTTTTGCTCCTGAACTGCGTAAAATTCACAAAGCAGCAAAACATCGTCGTCGCCAAACGTTAATGTTCTCGGCAACGATGGATCACGCTGAAGTGAACGACATTGCGAATGAAATGCTGAATGAACCAAAGCGTATTTCGGTTGGTGCATCGAACGAGCAACACAAAGACATTACGCAGCGTTTCCACTTGTGTGATCACCTAGATCATAAAGAAGCGATTCTTAAGCGTGTATTAGAAGAAGCAGAATACCGTCAGGTGATGATCTTCACCGCCACACGTGCTGATACCGATCGCTTAACAGAGATCTTGAACGAAAGTAAGTTAAAGGCGGTCGCTCTGAGCGGTAACCTAAACCAAACTCAGCGTAACGCGATCATGAGCCAGTTTGAGCGTCATGTTTACAAGATTTTGGTGACGACTGATGTTGCTTCTCGTGGTATCGATATTGCGGCAGTAACGCACGTAATTAACTTCGATATGCCAAAGCACACGGAAGAATACGTTCACCGCGTTGGCCGTACTGGCCGTGCGGGTAATAAAGGCGAAGCGATTTCTTTGGTTGGTCCAAAAGACTGGGACAGCTTTAAACGTGTAGAAACCTTTTTACAGCAAGACTTGCCATTTACCACCCTTGAAGGTTTGGTTGGTAAGTTCAAAGGCATTAAACCGCGTAAGCCTGCGTTTGTTAAAGGTAAGGCTCAAGCGAAGAAAAAGAAAGGCCCTCAAGGACCTAAAACGGCGAAGAAACCAGTTAAGCGTGATAAGACGTTCCACAAAACAGTTGCAGTGGGCGAGCAAGTATTCATGGTTAAGAAGAAAAAGCCAACCGCACCCGTTGAATCTTCTACTTCAGTAGATGCTTCCTCTGAAGATTAAGTTATTTCGCTGGGGTTATCATTGGTAGCCGCATCAAAATAGAAAGAAAAGCCCCAGCTATTATTTAGTTGGGGCTTTTTTTTAACATCGTGTTTTGAATGGTAGGTAGAAGCGTAACTTTTGTTAATAATATAAATACGGACGATAATGACTATCGTTAGTGGTTTGATAATAAACCTTGTGGTATAAGTTTTTCAGATTTAAGTCATCGAGCATTTGATGGCCAATACTTACCCTGAAAAATTAAGGTTATTTGACGTGTTATATATTAAAAAATCGCATTTCCTAATGATGGCGGCCATGTATGGCACGTCGGTTCATGCTACCCCACAGCATGACGAGGAAATTGTTATTGTTGGTCAGAAAAAAGGTTATCAAGCTGAAACGACGTCTTCGCTTAAGGTCGACCTCGATCCGTTGGATACTCCGGGCTCAGTAGCGATTTACGATGAGAGTTTGATGGACGAGCAAAATGTGTCGTCTCTAGGGCAAGTATTACAAAATGACGCCAGCGTATCAGCGGGTAATACGCGCCGAAATCGTGAACGTTTTTATATGCGCGGCTTCGAGTTAGAACCGGATCAAAGCTATATGAGAAATGGCCAATTTCATTTAGCCAACTATATGTTACCGATGGAGCTTTATGAGCGGGTGGAAGTGCTCAAAGGCCCAGCTTCTTTGCTGTACGGAAAATCCACACCTGGCGGCATGATTAACCTGACGACGAAACGCGCGCAAGCAGAATCCCACCTTTCTTTAAAGCAAACATTTGGCGCGAACAACGAACTTAAAAGCACAGTAGATATGGGGGGTGCTTTGAATAGTGCTGAGAGTATTCGTGCTAGGGTTATTGCCTCAAAAATGAGTAAAGAGAGCTGGCGTAGGCACAAAAATGGCGCGCCATTAAAAAGTGAGAAGTTGGTCGGAGCGTTAATCGTAGAGGCAGATCTCGGCTTTAATGGCACCGTTTCCTTCAACTATGACCGCACTGAAGACAACGGACACGTTGATCTGGGTTCGGCGTTTTTTGAAACCGGTGAGATTATTGGCCGTAAAGATTTTGTTTGGGATATGCCTTGGGCAAGACGCGACAGCCATATCGAAAATGCTGGTGTAAACATTAACTACTTACTTAATGATGCATGGGCAGTCGACATGGGCTACAACC
This DNA window, taken from Vibrio tapetis subsp. tapetis, encodes the following:
- the deoD gene encoding purine-nucleoside phosphorylase; protein product: MATPHINANPGDFAETVLMPGDPLRAKYIAETFLEDVVQVCDVRNMFGYTGTYKGKKVSVMGHGMGIPSCCIYVHELIAEYGVKNVIRVGSCGAVRDDVKLMDVVIGMGASTDSKVNRIRFANHDFAAIADFGLLEEAVKQARAQEVEVKVGNVFSADLFYTPEADLFEKMEKLGILGVDMEAAGIYGVAADLGAKALTILTVSDHIIRGEKLSSEERQKSFNEMMTVALETAVNL
- a CDS encoding L,D-transpeptidase family protein produces the protein MTALTLFCHVSTAATFTLPEEGSRLAGKLQRYIVEEGDTFALIAKRYDVGFLSLMAANRGIDPFLPTAGSVLIIPSQFVLPDAPYEGIVINLPELRLYYFPKDSGVVHIFPVGIGRVGRDTPEMLTRISVKIPNPTWTPPKSIRKEYLEKGIELPGVVPAGPDNPLGNYALRLAYGSGEYLIHGTNKEFGIGLRVSAGCIRMEPKDIEWLFSQAHKGEKVRVINQPIKMTLEPDRSVFMEVHEPLTNSKGVQEPLVMPLELGWWLDEFGMSDAKARAAIQVQNGVPIEIATPPNL
- a CDS encoding Lpp/OprI family alanine-zipper lipoprotein translates to MNKKLILAAGVSSVVFLAGCSGSPDSTEMKIDKLTNQVEQLSQQVQTLQTSQTTATMEAKEAASSAMSAKDAAMSAQQEASRANDRIDNIAQSYTK
- a CDS encoding DEAD/DEAH box helicase, translating into MSLFFITENPLQFKELGLDNRLLKNLKHFGFNKATDIQKQAIPVAIAGKDLMASSKTGSGKTLAFVLPLLHKTLKSKGFSAKDPRVVILAPTRELAKQVYGELRTMLAGLSYDATLILGGENFNDQVKALKKYPKFVVATPGRLADHLEHRSLFLDGLDTLILDEADRMLDLGFAPELRKIHKAAKHRRRQTLMFSATMDHAEVNDIANEMLNEPKRISVGASNEQHKDITQRFHLCDHLDHKEAILKRVLEEAEYRQVMIFTATRADTDRLTEILNESKLKAVALSGNLNQTQRNAIMSQFERHVYKILVTTDVASRGIDIAAVTHVINFDMPKHTEEYVHRVGRTGRAGNKGEAISLVGPKDWDSFKRVETFLQQDLPFTTLEGLVGKFKGIKPRKPAFVKGKAQAKKKKGPQGPKTAKKPVKRDKTFHKTVAVGEQVFMVKKKKPTAPVESSTSVDASSED